Proteins co-encoded in one Armatimonadota bacterium genomic window:
- a CDS encoding ATP-dependent DNA helicase, whose translation MATRFSDPPRLADQLTLEFADAPAVVPDDAVARSLEGLTPLQRAAVTHGEGPLLIVAGAGTGKTTVITRRIAWLIATRRARPSEILALTFTEKAAAEMEARVDQLVPYGYTDTWIGTFHAFGDRVLREQALEAGLPPDFRVLSRPEQYVFVRDRLFDLPLERYRPLGDPTRYIHALLGVISRAKDEDIAPDDYARYAQALAGRAETTGDAEARELAASHLEIARVYGAYQRLLQEAGCVDFGDLIVLPLQLFRRRPDLLARYQARFRYVLVDEFQDTNHAQFELVKLLVGAHRNLTVVGDDDQSIYKFRGAAISNILGFVDAFPDATQVVLTENFRSPQAVLDAAYRLIQHNNPDRLEVRNHLDKRLVSLVGPGLPVEHRHYDSLSTEADAVAAAIAAHVAGGGRYRDCAILVRGNQDADPFLRALNLRGIPWWFSGTRGLYDREEVRVALAFLRVLADPADNLSLYYLGTSDLYLIDPTDMARALAAAHRRNRSLEYTFRHLSGAPDLAAELMPESRAAITRLVEDLDEMRRLMRHHTTGRVLYEYLVQRTGYIRRLATSEQPGDEAKVATLARLFDIVARHGEVARYDRVPEFVRHIDDLIAAGDDPPLPDPDPEFDGVHVLTVHKAKGLEFPIVFVVNCVADKFPSRHRSDPLELPDDLVRDREVLPSGDSHLQEERRLFYVAMTRAKAQLVLTSARDYGGVRSRKVSRFVLEALDRPAVDPRAVQPSPLEAIHRHAPPVEAQQVLPGVLPDDAPLVLSFRQVDDYELCPLKYKYTHVLRVPLLRDHRVVYGAAVHAGAMEYNRRRARGQPVSLDDVLRAFEQAWVTDGFISREHEDQRLEEGRAVLARFFEYQQASGTVPTMVESRFAFSLGTTRVRGRWDRVDLRRTPSAGDGEDGQQVVIIDFKTSDVRHQKDADRRARESLQLAIYALAYQRQYGRLPDRLELHFLGPQRVLVGAVAPSEEMLAEAAEAIERAAAGIRRQQFVATPDYYRACRYCAFASICPYTATGD comes from the coding sequence ATGGCGACGCGATTCTCTGACCCACCCCGGCTGGCCGACCAGTTGACGCTCGAGTTTGCCGATGCGCCGGCGGTGGTGCCCGACGATGCGGTGGCGCGCTCCCTGGAGGGGTTGACCCCCCTGCAGCGGGCGGCGGTGACCCACGGCGAGGGGCCGTTGTTGATCGTGGCCGGGGCCGGGACCGGCAAGACTACCGTCATCACCCGACGGATCGCCTGGCTGATCGCCACCCGGCGCGCCAGGCCGTCGGAGATCTTGGCCCTCACCTTCACCGAGAAGGCCGCAGCCGAGATGGAGGCGCGCGTCGACCAGCTGGTCCCGTACGGGTACACCGACACCTGGATCGGCACGTTCCACGCGTTCGGCGACCGGGTGCTGCGCGAGCAGGCGCTGGAGGCAGGCCTGCCGCCCGACTTCCGGGTGCTGTCGCGGCCCGAGCAGTACGTCTTCGTCCGCGACCGGCTCTTCGACCTGCCGCTCGAGCGCTACCGGCCGCTGGGCGACCCCACACGCTACATCCACGCGCTGCTGGGTGTGATCAGCCGCGCCAAAGACGAGGACATCGCGCCCGACGACTACGCGCGCTACGCGCAGGCCCTGGCAGGCCGGGCCGAGACCACCGGCGATGCCGAGGCGCGGGAACTGGCGGCGAGCCATCTGGAGATCGCCCGTGTCTACGGGGCCTACCAGCGGTTGCTCCAGGAGGCCGGGTGCGTGGACTTTGGAGACCTGATCGTGCTACCTTTGCAGCTCTTCCGCCGGCGGCCCGATCTCCTGGCCCGCTACCAGGCCCGCTTTCGCTACGTGCTGGTGGACGAGTTCCAGGACACCAACCACGCGCAGTTCGAGCTGGTGAAGCTGCTGGTCGGCGCCCACCGCAACCTCACCGTGGTGGGCGACGACGACCAGAGCATCTACAAGTTCCGCGGCGCGGCCATCAGCAACATCCTGGGCTTCGTGGACGCCTTCCCCGACGCTACCCAGGTGGTCCTCACCGAGAACTTCCGGTCGCCCCAGGCCGTCCTCGACGCGGCGTACCGCCTGATCCAGCACAACAACCCCGATCGGCTGGAGGTCCGCAACCACCTCGACAAGCGGCTGGTGTCGCTGGTCGGGCCGGGGCTGCCCGTCGAGCACCGACACTACGATTCGCTCAGCACGGAAGCCGACGCCGTGGCGGCGGCTATCGCCGCGCACGTGGCCGGCGGCGGCCGGTACCGTGACTGTGCCATCCTGGTCCGCGGCAACCAGGACGCCGATCCATTCCTGCGCGCCCTCAACCTCCGGGGGATTCCGTGGTGGTTCTCGGGCACCCGGGGGCTGTACGACCGGGAAGAGGTGCGGGTGGCGCTGGCGTTCCTGCGGGTCCTGGCCGATCCCGCCGACAACCTGAGCCTGTACTACCTGGGCACGTCCGACCTCTACCTCATCGATCCCACCGACATGGCGCGCGCGCTGGCCGCCGCCCACCGGCGGAACCGTTCGCTGGAGTACACGTTCCGACACCTGAGCGGCGCGCCAGACCTGGCGGCGGAGCTCATGCCCGAGAGCCGGGCGGCCATCACGCGCCTGGTGGAGGACCTGGACGAGATGCGGCGGCTGATGCGCCACCACACCACGGGGCGGGTGCTGTACGAGTACCTCGTCCAGCGGACCGGCTATATCCGGCGCCTGGCGACCTCCGAGCAGCCAGGAGACGAAGCCAAGGTGGCCACGCTCGCCCGCCTGTTCGACATCGTCGCGCGGCACGGGGAGGTCGCCCGCTACGACCGCGTCCCGGAGTTCGTGCGCCACATCGACGACCTGATCGCGGCCGGCGACGACCCGCCCCTGCCCGATCCCGATCCGGAGTTCGATGGGGTTCACGTGTTGACCGTGCACAAGGCCAAGGGCCTCGAGTTCCCCATCGTCTTCGTCGTGAACTGCGTGGCCGACAAGTTCCCCTCCCGTCACCGCAGCGACCCGCTGGAGCTGCCCGACGACCTGGTCCGTGACCGGGAAGTGCTGCCCAGTGGCGACAGCCACCTCCAGGAGGAGCGCCGGCTGTTCTACGTGGCCATGACGCGGGCGAAGGCGCAGCTGGTCCTCACCAGCGCCCGGGACTACGGCGGCGTGCGCTCGCGCAAGGTGAGCAGGTTCGTCCTCGAAGCGCTGGACCGGCCCGCGGTGGATCCGCGCGCCGTCCAGCCGTCCCCGCTCGAGGCGATCCACCGGCACGCCCCGCCGGTGGAGGCCCAGCAGGTGCTGCCGGGCGTGCTGCCCGACGACGCGCCGCTCGTCCTCTCGTTCCGGCAGGTCGACGACTACGAGCTGTGCCCGCTGAAGTACAAGTACACCCACGTGCTGCGCGTCCCGCTCCTGCGCGATCACCGTGTGGTGTACGGCGCCGCGGTGCACGCCGGCGCCATGGAGTACAACCGCCGGCGGGCCCGGGGGCAGCCGGTGAGCCTGGACGACGTGCTGCGGGCCTTCGAACAGGCCTGGGTCACCGACGGGTTCATCAGCCGGGAGCACGAGGACCAGCGGCTGGAGGAGGGCCGGGCCGTGCTGGCTCGGTTCTTCGAGTACCAGCAGGCCAGCGGCACCGTGCCGACCATGGTGGAGAGCCGCTTCGCCTTCTCCCTGGGCACGACCCGCGTGCGCGGTCGCTGGGACCGAGTCGACCTGCGGCGGACACCGAGCGCGGGCGATGGAGAGGACGGGCAGCAGGTCGTCATCATCGACTTCAAGACCAGCGACGTCCGCCACCAGAAGGACGCGGACCGCCGGGCCCGGGAGAGCCTGCAGCTCGCCATCTACGCCCTGGCCTACCAGCGCCAGTACGGCCGGCTGCCCGACCGGCTCGAACTCCACTTCCTGGGGCCGCAGCGGGTGCTGGTCGGCGCGGTGGCGCCCTCCGAGGAGATGCTGGCCGAGGCCGCAGAGGCCATCGAGCGGGCCGCAGCCGGCATTCGCCGGCAACAGTTCGTGGCCACCCCCGACTACTACCGGGCCTGCCGGTACTGCGCGTTCGCCTCCATCTGCCCCTACACCGCGACGGGAGACTAG
- a CDS encoding regulatory protein RecX — MASGSTYRIVGVRIPPRDPTTRLVTVERLGTLRLDARDAAALGVVEGGLLPATAVRRARRLATRRAARIVALRLLARRLRSRAELDAALRRRGYAREDVAAVIADLARVGWVDDARFARAWIADRLRLRPSGRRRLVAELAARGVDRTVIRDALAAALRADDEEALAAAQAAARVRRLRGLPPAVARRRLAAWLQRRGFEDAVVARAVRAVLGRAYGEEDGDAIL; from the coding sequence GTGGCGTCCGGGTCGACCTATCGCATCGTCGGCGTGCGGATCCCGCCGCGGGATCCGACCACGCGGCTCGTGACCGTCGAACGGCTGGGGACGTTGCGCCTGGACGCGCGCGACGCGGCTGCGCTGGGGGTCGTGGAGGGCGGGCTGTTGCCCGCGACGGCGGTGCGGCGGGCCCGGCGGCTGGCGACGCGCCGGGCGGCGCGGATCGTGGCCCTGCGCTTGCTGGCACGCCGGTTGCGCAGCCGCGCCGAGCTCGATGCCGCTTTGCGACGGCGGGGGTATGCCCGGGAGGATGTGGCGGCGGTCATCGCCGACCTGGCTCGCGTGGGATGGGTCGACGACGCGCGCTTTGCACGGGCGTGGATCGCTGATCGCCTGCGGCTACGCCCTAGCGGGCGCCGGCGGCTGGTTGCGGAACTCGCTGCGCGCGGTGTCGACCGGACCGTGATTCGCGACGCGCTGGCTGCGGCGCTGCGGGCGGACGACGAGGAAGCGCTGGCCGCAGCCCAGGCCGCCGCGCGCGTCCGCCGGCTGCGCGGACTGCCCCCGGCGGTCGCGCGGCGGCGTCTGGCGGCTTGGTTGCAGCGGCGGGGCTTCGAGGACGCCGTGGTGGCCCGGGCGGTACGCGCCGTGCTGGGACGGGCGTACGGCGAGGAGGATGGCGACGCGATTCTCTGA
- the recA gene encoding recombinase RecA produces the protein MSSERQRALDLALSQIEKQFGKGSIMRLGEATAKLQAEVIPTGALALDVALGIGGVPRGRVVEIYGPEASGKTTLGYHIIAEAQREGGVAAFIDAEHALDPAYARAVGVDVDNLLLSQPDSGEQALEIAETLVRSGAVDVVVVDSVAALVPKAELEGEMGDAHVGLQARLMSQALRKLVGTISKSRTTVIFINQIREKIGIMFGNPETTTGGRALKFYASIRMEIRKIENLKSGDEIRGMRARVKVVKNKLAPPFRDAEFDIIYGQGISKSASVLDVATALGIVTRSGTWFTYGDLRLGQGRDNAREFLESNPEVAREIERRVREAKGLVRGGPAAEPAPPAAPDPARPVARVRG, from the coding sequence ATGAGCAGCGAGCGTCAGCGCGCGCTGGACCTGGCACTCTCGCAGATCGAGAAGCAGTTCGGGAAGGGGTCTATCATGCGCCTGGGCGAGGCGACCGCCAAGCTACAGGCCGAGGTCATCCCCACGGGGGCGCTGGCGCTCGACGTCGCCCTGGGCATTGGGGGCGTGCCGCGCGGCCGGGTGGTCGAGATCTACGGTCCGGAGGCGTCCGGCAAGACCACGCTGGGCTACCACATCATCGCCGAAGCCCAGCGGGAAGGCGGGGTGGCCGCGTTCATCGACGCCGAGCACGCGCTGGATCCCGCCTACGCGCGCGCCGTGGGCGTCGACGTCGACAACCTGCTGCTCTCGCAACCCGACTCGGGGGAGCAGGCGCTGGAGATCGCCGAGACACTGGTGCGCAGCGGTGCGGTGGACGTCGTCGTGGTCGACTCGGTGGCGGCGCTGGTTCCCAAGGCGGAGCTCGAGGGCGAGATGGGCGACGCGCACGTCGGGCTGCAGGCCCGGTTGATGTCCCAGGCCCTGCGCAAGCTCGTGGGGACCATCAGCAAGTCGCGCACCACCGTGATCTTCATCAACCAGATCCGCGAGAAGATCGGCATCATGTTCGGGAATCCCGAGACCACCACCGGTGGGCGCGCGCTCAAGTTCTACGCGTCCATCCGGATGGAGATCCGCAAGATCGAGAACCTCAAGAGCGGCGACGAGATCCGCGGTATGCGCGCGCGGGTCAAGGTGGTGAAGAACAAGCTGGCGCCGCCGTTCCGCGACGCCGAGTTCGACATCATCTACGGGCAGGGGATCTCGAAGAGCGCCAGTGTGCTCGATGTGGCCACGGCCCTGGGCATCGTCACGCGGTCCGGCACGTGGTTCACCTATGGCGACCTGCGGCTGGGGCAGGGCCGGGACAACGCCCGGGAGTTCCTCGAGAGCAACCCCGAGGTCGCGCGGGAGATCGAACGGCGTGTCCGCGAGGCCAAGGGCCTGGTGCGCGGCGGACCGGCCGCCGAGCCGGCACCGCCGGCGGCGCCAGACCCCGCCCGCCCGGTGGCCAGGGTCCGCGGCTGA
- the thpR gene encoding RNA 2',3'-cyclic phosphodiesterase, whose amino-acid sequence MSGRLYRTFVAVALDAPIRRALAECQERMRQAGARLRWVRPEHLHVTLRFLGELTLAQVARATVAAREAAAAVTPFEIALGGLGVFPSPKRPQVVWVGTEEGGEALEHLAGAVRAALVRHGFPDDPRPFRPHVTLARLKDQRHWGDVVRAIEQHREVRIGRQRVTQILVMESQLTPEGPIYTVREEVPLGQKLNSSPV is encoded by the coding sequence GTGTCTGGTCGCCTCTACCGGACGTTCGTCGCGGTGGCGTTGGACGCTCCGATTCGCCGCGCGCTGGCTGAGTGTCAGGAGCGCATGCGACAGGCCGGGGCGCGGCTGCGCTGGGTACGACCGGAGCACCTGCACGTGACGCTGCGGTTCCTGGGCGAGCTGACGTTGGCGCAGGTGGCGCGGGCCACGGTGGCCGCGCGCGAGGCCGCGGCCGCTGTCACGCCGTTCGAGATCGCCCTGGGTGGTCTGGGCGTGTTCCCCAGCCCCAAGCGGCCGCAGGTCGTGTGGGTCGGCACCGAGGAAGGTGGGGAGGCCCTGGAGCACCTCGCGGGTGCCGTGCGGGCGGCCCTGGTCCGGCATGGGTTCCCGGACGACCCTCGCCCATTCCGGCCCCACGTCACCCTGGCGCGCCTCAAGGACCAGCGTCACTGGGGCGACGTGGTGCGGGCGATCGAGCAGCATCGGGAGGTTCGGATCGGGCGGCAGCGTGTCACGCAGATCCTCGTCATGGAAAGCCAGCTCACCCCGGAGGGACCGATCTACACGGTGCGCGAAGAGGTGCCGCTTGGCCAGAAGTTGAACTCTTCCCCGGTGTGA
- a CDS encoding competence/damage-inducible protein A, with amino-acid sequence MRAELISVGTELLLGQITDTNAAYLARLLASYGVDLPYKQTVGDNLDRLQAALRLALSRADLVITTGGLGPTEDDLTVEAVAAVLGVPLVYDEAVARDIAAFFAQRRRQPPEAVFRQARIPQGARVIPNRRGTAPGLMVPADGCTLFLFPGVPHEMEGLVADGLIPWLAARSGGVVIRSRVLRIAGLGESVVEERVRDLIHGTNPTVAPLAKLGEVHLRITAKGAPDAVEAMLTEMEAALRARLGDAVFGLDDETLQEATARLLLERGKTLAVAESCTAGLVTARLADRPGASAFLLAGYVPYSNEAKVRDLEVPTALLAEHGAVSAPVAVAMAEGARRRTGADLGLAVTGIAGPSGGSEAKPVGLVYVALASTGPHRVEEVRFGANLARGTVRHLAAQTALNLLRLALVRG; translated from the coding sequence ATGCGCGCCGAGTTGATCTCTGTTGGGACCGAGCTGTTGCTCGGCCAGATCACGGACACAAATGCCGCCTACCTGGCCCGTCTGCTGGCGTCGTACGGAGTGGACCTGCCCTACAAGCAGACCGTCGGGGACAACCTGGACCGCCTGCAGGCTGCGCTCCGGCTGGCGCTGAGCCGCGCGGACCTGGTGATCACCACCGGAGGGCTGGGTCCGACGGAGGACGACCTGACCGTCGAGGCCGTGGCGGCGGTGCTCGGCGTCCCGCTGGTCTACGACGAGGCTGTCGCCCGGGACATCGCCGCGTTCTTCGCACAGCGGCGACGGCAGCCGCCCGAGGCGGTGTTTCGGCAGGCGAGGATTCCCCAAGGAGCCCGGGTGATTCCCAACCGTCGCGGGACCGCCCCGGGCCTGATGGTCCCCGCCGATGGGTGCACGCTCTTCCTGTTTCCGGGCGTGCCGCACGAGATGGAGGGCCTGGTGGCCGACGGCCTGATCCCCTGGCTGGCGGCCCGCAGCGGCGGCGTGGTGATCCGTTCCCGCGTGCTGCGGATCGCCGGGCTCGGCGAGTCGGTGGTCGAGGAACGCGTGCGCGATCTCATTCACGGCACCAACCCCACCGTGGCACCGCTGGCGAAGCTGGGCGAGGTGCACCTGCGCATCACCGCCAAAGGGGCGCCCGACGCTGTAGAGGCGATGCTGACCGAGATGGAGGCGGCGCTCCGCGCCCGGTTGGGGGACGCCGTCTTCGGGCTGGACGACGAGACGCTGCAGGAGGCCACCGCCCGGCTCCTGCTCGAGCGAGGCAAGACCCTCGCGGTCGCGGAGTCGTGCACCGCCGGCCTGGTGACCGCCAGACTGGCCGACCGCCCGGGCGCCTCGGCGTTCCTCCTGGCCGGCTACGTGCCCTACAGCAACGAGGCGAAGGTCCGTGACCTGGAGGTGCCGACCGCGTTGCTGGCCGAGCACGGCGCGGTGAGCGCGCCGGTGGCCGTGGCCATGGCCGAGGGTGCCCGGCGCCGCACCGGTGCCGACCTGGGCCTGGCCGTGACCGGGATCGCGGGGCCATCGGGAGGCAGCGAGGCCAAACCGGTGGGGCTCGTGTACGTCGCCCTGGCGTCGACCGGCCCACACCGCGTCGAGGAAGTCCGCTTCGGCGCCAACCTGGCCCGCGGTACCGTCCGCCATCTGGCGGCCCAGACCGCCCTGAACCTCCTGCGGCTGGCGCTGGTGCGCGGGTAG
- a CDS encoding helix-turn-helix domain-containing protein, giving the protein MHDRPGVGAQLRAARVARGLSLADLHARTKISARFLAALEDEAFDELPPPPYTCGYVRAVARELGLDGDALAAAVRVAMQPRGGGLGHPVRSPLVPARLRSRSRRMLTTAATVAALAVVAFVAYFGHQLRELGGPEPSVEGGVPSTVQSTPAGPRRDAPSGAGVAARPAVQQPADTGATADQGVVIEVQALGRSWILVSNTTGRLFEGFVTAGETRRWQSDGPVTLRVGNAAAVVLVVNGRPLGPLGRPGEVVSRTFGREPLP; this is encoded by the coding sequence ATGCACGATCGACCGGGAGTGGGGGCGCAGCTGCGTGCGGCACGCGTCGCGCGTGGGCTGTCGCTCGCCGACCTCCATGCACGCACGAAGATCTCCGCCCGCTTCCTGGCCGCCCTCGAGGACGAGGCGTTCGACGAACTCCCGCCGCCGCCGTACACCTGCGGGTACGTGCGGGCCGTGGCGCGCGAACTGGGTTTGGATGGTGATGCGCTGGCAGCTGCCGTGCGGGTCGCCATGCAGCCCCGCGGGGGAGGTCTTGGGCATCCGGTGCGGTCGCCGCTCGTGCCCGCCCGGCTCCGGTCGCGGTCGCGCCGGATGCTCACCACCGCTGCGACGGTTGCAGCGCTCGCCGTGGTCGCGTTCGTCGCCTACTTCGGCCACCAGCTGCGTGAACTCGGCGGCCCCGAGCCGAGCGTGGAGGGCGGGGTGCCGTCCACGGTGCAGTCGACGCCCGCAGGCCCGCGGCGTGACGCGCCATCAGGTGCCGGTGTCGCCGCGCGACCGGCTGTCCAACAGCCGGCCGACACCGGCGCCACAGCAGACCAGGGGGTGGTCATCGAGGTGCAGGCGCTTGGCCGCTCGTGGATCCTGGTATCGAATACCACGGGCCGCCTGTTCGAGGGCTTCGTGACCGCGGGCGAGACCCGTCGGTGGCAGAGCGACGGGCCCGTGACGCTGCGCGTAGGCAACGCCGCGGCCGTGGTCCTCGTCGTCAACGGTCGGCCGCTGGGGCCCCTGGGCCGGCCTGGCGAGGTCGTCAGCCGCACGTTCGGCAGGGAGCCGCTGCCCTGA
- a CDS encoding DNA translocase FtsK, translated as MAAGRRRHSSDRAAAAGLTLLAAAAVLALSFLPDAAGMAALLARGQRVLLGRAAPLLPVYAGAAGLVLLTAGARARVTRRVAGLVLGTAVVLVAVHLRTTAGDVLAAGLRGQGAGALAGVLAWALERALGATGRWVAVGLGAAVAVALVAGVTLATLATVLAATSRAIQVATRALGRALGRSIRYAGRSLAVAIDGLVPAVGRATWTLARRTASAVRELAGRLARVASRYRVASPDRLAGALATAAGPSEPAVPRAVATSLETEPEPHAQAGSAVAAPRTAEVGTTAERAVASGQTRRRRSEAGASRQEHLDLTAVEYRLPPLALLGDPGTTTRQRARTDPAETARALESTLASFGVEAKVVHWEVGPVVTRFEVQPAPGVKVQKITSLTNDIALNLAAQSVRIEAPIPGKSAVGIEIPNQKASLVHLREILHTDLFQKATSPLVVGIGKDIAGGVIVADLAEMPHLLIAGATGSGKSVMLNAMIASLLFRATPHQVRFVMIDPKRVELTDYNDIPHLLAPVVTNPRQAASVLKDMLRIMEQRFERFAEVGARNIQAYNQRTDVAPMYYIVIIIDELADLMMVAPADFEDIICRLAQMTRATGIHLVVATQRPSVDVITGLIKANIPSRLAFAVSSQVDSRTILDTAGAEKLLGRGDMLFLPLGASRPIRAQGAYIADAEIRAVVDWWRQQARPAYDERLVEAQRTAGGEDGIDGERLIEAARLVVRTGYGSVSLLQRKMRIGYVTAARLIDELEARGIVGPVQGSNPREVLIGLDELERRLRTPPAGDR; from the coding sequence ATGGCGGCTGGACGTCGGCGTCACTCCTCGGATCGCGCGGCCGCAGCAGGGCTCACGCTGCTGGCGGCAGCAGCGGTGCTGGCCCTGTCCTTCCTGCCCGACGCCGCGGGCATGGCGGCGTTGCTGGCGCGCGGGCAGCGCGTACTGTTGGGGCGCGCGGCTCCCCTGCTGCCCGTCTACGCCGGCGCCGCCGGCCTCGTGCTGCTGACCGCCGGCGCGCGGGCGCGGGTGACGCGGCGTGTTGCGGGGCTTGTGCTGGGCACGGCCGTCGTGCTGGTGGCCGTGCACCTGCGCACGACCGCCGGCGACGTGCTCGCTGCCGGCCTGCGTGGGCAGGGGGCGGGCGCGCTCGCGGGCGTGCTGGCGTGGGCGCTGGAGCGGGCGCTCGGAGCCACCGGCCGGTGGGTTGCGGTGGGCCTGGGCGCGGCGGTGGCGGTGGCGTTGGTGGCCGGGGTGACGCTGGCCACGCTCGCGACCGTGCTCGCCGCCACGAGCCGGGCGATTCAGGTCGCGACCCGCGCGCTGGGGCGAGCGCTGGGTCGGAGTATCCGGTACGCCGGACGATCCCTCGCCGTGGCGATCGACGGGCTCGTCCCGGCGGTGGGGCGGGCGACCTGGACGCTCGCCCGTCGCACGGCGTCGGCGGTGCGCGAACTGGCCGGGCGTCTCGCCCGCGTGGCCAGCCGGTACCGGGTGGCGTCGCCGGACCGGCTCGCAGGTGCCCTGGCCACAGCAGCAGGGCCGTCGGAACCCGCTGTACCGCGCGCCGTGGCAACGTCGCTGGAAACGGAGCCGGAGCCCCACGCGCAGGCCGGCAGCGCCGTCGCCGCACCTCGCACCGCGGAGGTGGGGACCACGGCAGAGCGCGCGGTGGCCAGCGGCCAGACCCGGCGGCGTCGCTCCGAGGCCGGCGCATCGCGTCAGGAACATCTGGACCTGACGGCCGTCGAGTACCGGTTGCCCCCGCTGGCCCTGCTGGGCGACCCCGGCACCACCACGCGCCAGCGGGCTCGCACGGACCCGGCCGAGACCGCCCGGGCCCTGGAGAGCACCCTGGCGTCGTTCGGAGTGGAGGCGAAGGTGGTGCACTGGGAGGTCGGGCCCGTGGTGACCCGGTTCGAGGTGCAACCGGCGCCGGGCGTCAAGGTCCAGAAGATCACCAGCCTGACCAACGACATCGCCCTGAACCTGGCAGCGCAGAGCGTGCGCATCGAAGCCCCGATCCCGGGCAAGTCGGCGGTGGGGATCGAGATCCCCAACCAGAAGGCGAGCCTGGTACACCTGCGCGAGATCCTGCACACCGACCTGTTCCAGAAGGCCACTTCGCCCCTGGTGGTGGGGATCGGCAAGGACATCGCCGGCGGCGTCATCGTGGCGGACCTCGCCGAGATGCCGCATCTGCTGATCGCTGGCGCCACAGGATCGGGGAAGTCGGTGATGCTAAACGCCATGATCGCCAGCCTGCTCTTCCGGGCGACGCCCCACCAGGTCCGGTTCGTCATGATCGACCCCAAGCGGGTCGAGCTGACCGACTACAACGACATCCCGCACCTGCTGGCCCCGGTCGTCACGAACCCGCGCCAGGCGGCCAGTGTCCTGAAGGACATGCTGCGCATCATGGAGCAGCGGTTCGAGCGCTTCGCCGAGGTGGGCGCCCGCAACATCCAGGCGTACAACCAGCGCACCGACGTGGCGCCCATGTACTACATCGTCATCATCATCGACGAGCTCGCCGACCTGATGATGGTCGCGCCCGCCGACTTCGAGGACATCATCTGCCGGCTGGCACAGATGACCCGCGCCACCGGGATCCACCTGGTGGTGGCGACCCAGCGCCCGTCGGTGGACGTGATCACCGGGCTCATCAAAGCCAACATCCCGTCGCGCCTGGCGTTCGCAGTGTCCAGCCAGGTGGACAGTCGGACGATCCTGGACACCGCTGGCGCCGAGAAGCTCCTGGGGCGGGGGGACATGCTCTTCCTGCCCCTGGGGGCCAGCCGTCCGATCCGGGCGCAGGGCGCCTACATCGCCGACGCCGAGATCCGCGCGGTCGTGGACTGGTGGCGCCAGCAGGCGCGCCCGGCCTACGACGAACGCCTGGTGGAGGCGCAGCGTACTGCCGGCGGCGAGGACGGCATCGACGGCGAGCGCCTGATCGAGGCGGCGCGGCTCGTGGTGCGCACCGGCTACGGCTCGGTGTCGCTCCTGCAGCGCAAGATGCGCATCGGGTACGTGACCGCCGCCCGGCTCATCGACGAACTCGAGGCCCGCGGGATCGTGGGGCCCGTCCAGGGGAGCAACCCCCGGGAAGTGCTGATCGGCCTCGACGAGCTCGAGCGTCGGCTGCGGACGCCGCCGGCCGGCGACCGGTAG
- a CDS encoding undecaprenyl-diphosphate phosphatase yields MLNLVVLGLVQGLTEYLPVSSTAHLLFAEYFLGVARPGLVLEAVLHLGTAAAAVILFRRDLGRLARGAMAWVARRADPYAAPAVAVVVATAVTAAIGLAFEAPLERLFTSVRGAALQLLATGAILFWQRERGRRGLTDATPLDGVALGVAQAIAIVPGISRSGVTIVAGLALGLHRAEAARLSFLMAVPAILGASLFSLKDLPRLAGTGIRLADLVAGFTVATVVGMAAIAWLMHLVQRRRLAWFGVYCWAVGLAVLAAVR; encoded by the coding sequence GTGCTCAACCTCGTCGTCCTCGGCCTGGTCCAGGGGCTGACCGAGTACCTGCCGGTCAGCAGCACGGCGCACCTGCTGTTCGCCGAGTACTTCCTGGGCGTCGCGCGACCCGGACTCGTGCTCGAGGCGGTGCTGCACCTGGGTACCGCCGCAGCGGCGGTGATCCTCTTCCGCAGGGACCTCGGGCGGCTGGCACGGGGCGCCATGGCGTGGGTGGCGCGGCGCGCCGATCCCTACGCGGCGCCAGCCGTTGCGGTCGTCGTCGCGACGGCCGTGACCGCCGCCATCGGCCTGGCGTTCGAGGCACCCCTGGAACGTCTGTTCACCTCGGTGCGTGGCGCCGCGCTGCAGTTGCTGGCCACCGGCGCGATCCTGTTCTGGCAGCGCGAACGCGGCCGACGCGGGCTGACCGACGCCACGCCGCTGGACGGCGTGGCCCTGGGCGTGGCCCAGGCGATCGCCATCGTGCCCGGCATCTCGCGGTCGGGGGTCACGATCGTCGCCGGCCTGGCGCTGGGGCTGCATCGGGCAGAGGCGGCGCGGCTCTCGTTCCTGATGGCGGTGCCCGCGATCCTGGGCGCGTCGCTCTTCTCGCTCAAGGACCTGCCGCGCCTTGCAGGCACCGGGATCAGGCTGGCGGACCTGGTGGCCGGATTCACCGTGGCCACCGTGGTGGGCATGGCGGCCATCGCCTGGTTAATGCATCTGGTGCAGCGCCGCCGCCTGGCGTGGTTCGGCGTCTACTGCTGGGCGGTGGGCCTCGCGGTGCTGGCAGCTGTGCGGTAG